A genomic window from Sphingobacterium sp. BN32 includes:
- a CDS encoding SIR2 family protein has translation MSVLDKIYSDKATSTPPTLKNVTWCEKDNHSLYEYFVDFNEWIDGDDGLDIRLRFGIDGLSNPSKAFFASDLEAYNQVFKVFRNERKSEVLSEEYISENFIDGHWYERNNAHFEQLVDCLCEDAVVPFIGAGLSVECEFPTWRGHLIQQGRTSGLDGDHVLDLLNKGQYETVIEEIEAKGFKDAFIQELKDVFSKTGKITQTTLRLTELFTDTLITTNYDYILQQAYDTGENDRIQLLDSTNIQEIPDNDKLTIIKLHGDIRQPKSCIISKNQYDDAYGNGDLDIAKPIPKVLSYHYRTSNLLFLGCSLNRDRTMEVFQAVKDELEKKGDIDRPQHFSLESMPESEAELAARNAYLLRFGITPIWFPKGSYDCIEQILRLARNEMRYRGHIPGIKKQEAEEPVQVLEEQVHSSGWSMIKNGISRLFGRTKAIAHL, from the coding sequence ATGAGTGTTTTAGATAAGATATATTCAGACAAAGCAACGAGTACTCCACCAACACTGAAAAACGTGACTTGGTGTGAGAAAGACAATCATAGTTTGTATGAGTACTTTGTTGATTTCAATGAATGGATAGATGGAGATGATGGTTTAGATATCCGTTTGAGATTTGGCATTGATGGTTTATCTAATCCCAGTAAAGCCTTCTTTGCAAGTGACTTGGAAGCTTATAATCAAGTTTTCAAAGTCTTCCGCAATGAAAGGAAAAGTGAAGTTTTAAGCGAAGAATATATTTCTGAGAATTTCATTGACGGCCATTGGTACGAAAGAAACAATGCACATTTCGAACAATTAGTAGATTGTTTATGCGAGGATGCCGTTGTACCATTTATTGGCGCTGGTCTTTCAGTTGAATGTGAATTTCCTACCTGGCGAGGACATCTTATACAACAAGGCAGAACGTCTGGGTTAGATGGGGACCATGTTTTAGACCTTTTGAATAAAGGGCAATACGAGACGGTAATTGAAGAGATTGAAGCGAAAGGTTTTAAAGATGCATTTATTCAGGAACTTAAGGATGTTTTTTCAAAGACGGGTAAAATTACTCAAACTACACTGCGCCTAACCGAACTGTTTACTGATACTTTAATTACGACAAACTACGATTACATTCTTCAACAGGCTTATGATACAGGCGAAAATGATAGAATTCAATTACTTGACAGTACCAATATTCAGGAAATTCCAGATAATGATAAACTAACCATCATCAAACTTCACGGAGATATTAGACAGCCAAAAAGCTGCATCATAAGCAAAAATCAATATGATGATGCTTACGGAAATGGAGATCTTGATATAGCTAAGCCTATTCCGAAAGTCCTGAGCTATCATTATCGCACAAGCAATTTATTGTTTTTAGGTTGTAGCCTTAACCGAGACAGGACTATGGAGGTTTTTCAGGCTGTAAAAGATGAATTAGAGAAAAAGGGAGACATTGACAGACCGCAACATTTTTCATTGGAATCAATGCCAGAATCAGAGGCTGAATTAGCAGCACGTAATGCATATTTATTACGATTTGGGATTACGCCAATTTGGTTTCCTAAAGGAAGCTACGACTGTATAGAACAAATCTTAAGGTTGGCTAGAAATGAAATGAGGTATCGAGGACACATACCAGGAATAAAGAAACAAGAAGCAGAAGAGCCAGTTCAAGTATTAGAAGAACAAGTTCATTCTAGTGGATGGTCAATGATAAAGAATGGTATTTCTAGATTATTTGGAAGAACTAAAGCCATAGCACACTTGTAA
- a CDS encoding relaxase/mobilization nuclease domain-containing protein, whose translation MIAKIIEGRSFGGCVGYALKKDSEIIHVNGLRTDSAKTITQDFNFQRMLNPRLGKAVGHIILSWNTEDKNKLNNDIMLSAAKRYLSKLDIRDTQCLMVRHHDRQHDHIHIIFNRVNDHGKTISNSNQRYKSFKACKELNALYGFKQSEGKRNVNRGRLKGNDLTKYQIYDTVKAGIRHSKNWKELQNYIRYRGVEMQFKYRLGSDEVQGISFIKDEQTFRGSAIDRSLSFGQIDKALNSIDNSIELNQISGSYVSKDHSIDRNIGETLGHITSALFSNPEITPEQDDPLIKKRKKKENYGLKR comes from the coding sequence ATGATAGCGAAGATAATTGAGGGCCGATCTTTCGGCGGATGCGTTGGATACGCCCTGAAAAAAGATAGTGAGATTATCCATGTAAATGGATTACGGACGGATTCGGCAAAGACCATCACACAGGACTTTAATTTTCAGCGGATGCTGAATCCAAGATTGGGCAAGGCAGTCGGACACATTATTCTTTCGTGGAATACAGAAGATAAAAACAAGCTGAATAATGACATCATGCTATCCGCAGCTAAGCGTTATTTATCAAAATTAGATATTAGGGATACCCAATGCTTAATGGTGCGCCACCACGACCGCCAACATGATCATATCCATATTATTTTTAATCGGGTAAACGATCATGGCAAAACTATCTCCAATAGCAATCAGCGGTATAAGAGCTTTAAAGCTTGTAAAGAATTAAATGCATTATATGGCTTTAAGCAGTCCGAAGGAAAACGAAATGTCAACAGAGGTAGACTGAAAGGTAATGATCTAACGAAATACCAAATTTACGACACCGTCAAGGCAGGCATACGACACAGTAAAAACTGGAAGGAACTACAAAATTATATCCGTTACAGAGGTGTGGAAATGCAGTTTAAATATAGATTGGGGTCGGATGAGGTTCAAGGTATTTCGTTCATCAAAGATGAACAGACATTTCGGGGTTCTGCCATAGACCGCTCATTGAGCTTCGGACAGATCGACAAGGCTTTAAATAGCATAGATAATTCTATTGAACTAAATCAAATTTCTGGAAGCTATGTTTCGAAGGATCATTCTATAGACAGAAATATCGGAGAAACACTTGGTCACATAACATCAGCTTTATTTTCGAACCCCGAAATTACACCAGAGCAAGATGATCCGTTGATCAAGAAAAGAAAAAAGAAAGAGAATTACGGACTAAAACGTTAA
- the mobC gene encoding plasmid mobilization relaxosome protein MobC, with translation MKNNKKKGGRPALENKKQFRINVRFDESEHNRVLHNAKIAGMSKSEWVRKSAILRKITPRFTEEQLKAFRAITGASNNLNQLTKKAHQSGLIEVAQECKNTIHHIDHCINKLLHHDSEDN, from the coding sequence ATGAAAAATAACAAGAAAAAAGGCGGAAGACCCGCACTCGAAAATAAAAAACAGTTCAGGATCAATGTCCGTTTTGATGAAAGCGAACATAACAGAGTTTTGCATAATGCAAAAATTGCAGGTATGAGCAAATCGGAATGGGTACGCAAATCTGCGATCCTACGAAAAATTACACCTAGGTTTACCGAAGAACAATTGAAAGCTTTTAGGGCGATTACTGGGGCTTCGAACAATCTAAATCAGCTAACTAAAAAAGCACACCAGTCTGGACTGATTGAGGTGGCACAGGAATGCAAAAATACGATCCATCACATTGACCATTGTATCAATAAACTACTGCACCATGATAGCGAAGATAATTGA
- a CDS encoding toprim domain-containing protein, with protein MKFFNTDNLSTILDWADERKNILSFHQQTVLDKTPIIQDENDRSYTILAIKPLKNKALTDYLTNVRKIDLEIATIYCQEIYYRTAKGQTFFAVCFKNDSGGFELRNSYDKRSLLTKDITTINNGNKDVVLLEGFTDWLSYMTLKKNASKPYLDTNYCILNTTANLQKSYPFLERHNGITCYLDTDNSGLKSYHTLRSHFKKTQNVKNGMEELQKRYNEIKDVNDYLIFKSSKEQTYNIQSGRKLSNR; from the coding sequence ATGAAATTTTTCAATACAGATAACCTATCAACAATACTCGATTGGGCTGATGAAAGAAAAAATATCCTTTCATTTCACCAGCAAACTGTATTAGACAAAACTCCGATCATCCAAGATGAAAATGATCGGAGTTACACCATACTCGCTATAAAACCTCTCAAAAACAAAGCATTAACGGATTACCTGACTAATGTTCGCAAAATAGATTTAGAAATTGCCACAATCTATTGTCAGGAAATCTATTACCGTACTGCAAAAGGACAGACATTTTTTGCCGTATGCTTTAAAAATGATTCAGGGGGATTCGAACTGCGCAACAGTTACGACAAACGTTCGCTACTAACTAAGGATATTACCACAATCAACAATGGTAATAAGGACGTTGTATTGCTTGAAGGCTTTACCGACTGGCTTTCCTATATGACTTTAAAAAAGAACGCTAGTAAGCCGTATTTAGACACTAATTACTGTATCCTGAATACGACAGCGAACCTCCAAAAATCATATCCATTCTTAGAACGACATAACGGAATTACATGCTATCTGGACACAGATAACAGTGGCTTAAAATCGTACCATACCTTACGAAGCCATTTTAAGAAGACGCAAAACGTAAAAAATGGAATGGAAGAATTGCAGAAACGGTATAATGAAATAAAAGATGTAAATGATTACCTGATTTTCAAATCATCCAAAGAACAAACCTACAATATCCAATCGGGAAGAAAACTATCGAATAGGTAG
- a CDS encoding AAA family ATPase: protein MIPFNQETVNALGKAIVEITDNFLEPPIMITINKSDSVIGTLGNFSASTGKAKSRKTFNVISLVAAALSGKQILQYKVKVPPTRPVILYCDTEQSKFHCHRLLSRIYKLIDYPTTEVHDNLKFISLREYPTKERINIIEYALFKYADRIGLVIIDGIRDLVYDINNATEATEITNKLMKWSQELNIHIHTVLHLNKGDDNTRGHLGTELNNKAESILQITKSDLDANYSTVAPKFIRDIEFEPFTFFIDDGIPVLDENFDTTNLKSRKGFSYQELSEENHREVLQEMFKDSEINCTYEEYITKLRDAYLSKGFNFGINKAKQLKTFLENKRMVVKNDKTYRFNPEFYY, encoded by the coding sequence ATGATCCCATTCAATCAAGAAACGGTAAACGCACTCGGAAAAGCCATAGTAGAGATAACAGATAATTTCTTAGAACCACCTATCATGATAACCATCAACAAATCCGACTCTGTCATTGGTACACTGGGCAATTTCAGTGCGTCCACTGGGAAGGCAAAAAGCAGAAAAACATTCAATGTAATTTCATTGGTCGCAGCCGCATTGAGTGGAAAGCAGATATTACAATATAAAGTTAAAGTTCCTCCAACCCGTCCAGTTATACTGTATTGTGATACAGAGCAGAGTAAATTCCATTGCCACAGGCTACTTTCAAGAATATACAAGCTCATCGACTACCCTACCACAGAAGTCCACGATAATTTAAAGTTCATCTCCTTAAGGGAATACCCGACGAAGGAACGTATAAATATCATCGAATATGCACTTTTCAAATATGCAGATAGGATCGGACTGGTCATCATAGATGGAATTAGGGATTTGGTTTACGATATCAATAACGCTACCGAAGCGACTGAAATCACTAATAAACTTATGAAGTGGTCACAGGAACTCAATATCCATATTCACACCGTATTACACTTAAACAAGGGAGATGATAACACTAGAGGGCATTTAGGAACAGAATTGAATAACAAAGCCGAATCAATTCTCCAGATAACTAAAAGTGATCTAGATGCAAATTATAGTACAGTAGCACCAAAATTTATCAGGGATATAGAATTTGAACCTTTCACCTTTTTTATAGATGATGGAATACCCGTACTGGACGAGAATTTTGACACAACAAATCTCAAATCTAGAAAAGGATTCAGTTATCAGGAGCTTTCCGAAGAAAATCACCGCGAAGTACTGCAGGAAATGTTCAAGGATAGCGAGATAAACTGTACCTACGAAGAGTATATAACCAAATTAAGGGATGCTTATTTATCAAAAGGATTCAATTTCGGAATCAACAAAGCCAAACAATTAAAAACTTTTTTGGAAAACAAAAGGATGGTCGTCAAGAATGACAAGACCTACAGATTCAACCCTGAATTTTACTATTAA
- a CDS encoding helix-turn-helix domain-containing protein codes for MIQLDQNALRDCIRDAIKEELHIFISGIRNTVDNTESTSSEKLLTKKEMADELDISLVSLTDWMKQGKIPYMRMGKRIYFKKNEVVNSMANFNHKKGGK; via the coding sequence ATGATTCAATTAGACCAAAATGCCCTTAGAGATTGTATCCGAGATGCAATTAAGGAAGAACTTCACATTTTTATTTCAGGCATCCGAAATACTGTAGATAATACAGAAAGTACATCATCTGAAAAACTACTAACCAAAAAAGAAATGGCGGACGAACTTGACATTTCTCTTGTTAGTTTGACAGATTGGATGAAACAAGGTAAAATTCCTTACATGCGTATGGGTAAACGCATTTATTTCAAAAAAAATGAAGTTGTTAATTCTATGGCAAACTTCAATCATAAAAAAGGAGGTAAATAA
- a CDS encoding site-specific integrase, which yields MKVNFYLDKPYNPEIKPEKIKLELNKVEGKKKNLATRFWNPSPTALYLFFTPDKSCRIKYRTNYRILPKNWDFEKERLKPSTNGALELNIELNDLANLCTREAMSKKDKNEFLSKDDYRQIIQNCIDKDNAVNNEISISHLKTLFLSYKSNFVKEGTLKEYRTVFKGLEDFEKYKNTKLILRELDSKFLDQFEVFLSKKKNTNNEDKVGLLNDTIHKYISTLKVFLKWCNDNDYLVHPDVFKTQKTNFKKKAYNEIIALSEKEIEKILNHDLSDKPSLERVRDLFCLLCYTGQRFEDLINFDPKDIKNNSWDFISVKVKKRVIVPFEGYIAPAKDILERIGYCVPKISNQKFNEYIKTVGKLVGMNEIIKITRYSGKQKLVIEKKKYDFLSSHVGRRSMVTNLLSRNVPITLVQKLTAHSDIRTLMKYESASTDSLIDALNKF from the coding sequence ATGAAAGTAAATTTTTATTTAGACAAACCCTATAACCCAGAAATAAAGCCTGAGAAGATCAAGCTAGAACTTAACAAAGTGGAAGGAAAAAAGAAAAATCTCGCAACACGATTCTGGAACCCCTCCCCTACAGCACTGTATTTATTTTTTACACCAGACAAATCCTGCCGAATAAAATACAGAACGAACTACAGAATATTACCCAAAAATTGGGATTTCGAAAAAGAGAGACTTAAACCAAGCACCAATGGAGCATTGGAATTAAATATTGAACTTAATGACCTAGCAAACCTTTGCACTCGAGAAGCAATGAGTAAAAAGGATAAAAATGAATTTCTTTCCAAAGATGATTATCGGCAAATCATTCAGAACTGTATCGATAAAGATAATGCCGTAAACAACGAAATATCCATATCGCATCTGAAAACGCTATTTCTATCCTATAAATCAAATTTTGTAAAAGAAGGTACACTTAAAGAATATAGAACTGTATTTAAAGGCTTAGAAGACTTTGAGAAATACAAAAACACAAAACTTATTCTTAGAGAATTGGACAGTAAATTTTTAGACCAATTTGAGGTCTTCCTCAGCAAAAAGAAAAACACAAATAATGAGGATAAAGTTGGATTACTAAACGACACTATTCATAAATATATATCCACCTTAAAGGTCTTTCTAAAATGGTGTAACGACAATGACTATCTAGTACACCCTGATGTCTTCAAAACACAAAAAACAAACTTTAAAAAGAAAGCATACAATGAGATCATTGCGCTGTCCGAAAAGGAAATCGAAAAAATACTAAATCATGATCTTTCAGACAAACCTAGTCTTGAAAGGGTCAGAGACCTATTCTGTCTATTATGCTACACTGGGCAACGTTTTGAAGACCTGATAAATTTTGATCCAAAGGACATAAAGAACAATTCATGGGATTTTATTTCGGTAAAGGTAAAGAAAAGAGTAATCGTTCCCTTTGAGGGATATATAGCACCTGCAAAAGATATTTTAGAACGTATTGGATACTGTGTACCTAAAATATCGAATCAAAAATTTAATGAATACATAAAAACAGTAGGTAAATTGGTAGGTATGAACGAAATTATAAAGATTACGAGGTATTCTGGCAAACAAAAACTGGTGATAGAAAAAAAGAAGTATGATTTCCTGTCAAGTCATGTCGGCAGGCGATCAATGGTTACAAATCTATTAAGTAGAAACGTACCTATCACACTTGTACAGAAACTTACTGCCCACTCCGATATACGCACTTTAATGAAATACGAATCAGCAAGCACAGATTCGTTAATCGATGCACTTAATAAATTTTAA
- a CDS encoding glycosyltransferase family 39 protein: MEHNYRVKLRWLIFVATVLRCIFALLIELGTDETYYYTYALQLDWNHFEHPPLLGLLVRFFTLNLNWVNDFSMRLGPIFLASVNTWLIAKIATSLINARAGLIAAIIFTTSIFASIISGILILPDSIANTFWLAALYFMLQILKDPTSANTNYFLLLGLSIGLACLSKVHAVFLWFGFLAYIVFHQRVLLRRKALYLGLAISLICILPILYWNYQHDFITWKFHSERVSILESGLRLDFFFQTFFGQIFYNNPLLVYLYAVMLLQLYKHRGQITSLSRHVVLLLLYCGLPIILMTSGLSLFRQTLPHWSGPGFFSLMLLTALWMEKRLELNSIPRCRKILNTLLSFTLGIMILAVLLIRYYPGNLTGRSEGIKLGREDVTLDMWGWKDFQVQFASIRQQAIERGEMSADAPIVVHNWFPGGHLLYYVARPLGMELLAEGELQDIHKFAWLNGMQKPVAVGGDAYFIAPSNVYEAPKALYGELFREVRLCKVLEQKRGNQVVRQWYVYELKGAKKVVGRGWF, translated from the coding sequence ATGGAACATAACTATAGAGTTAAGCTGCGTTGGCTTATCTTCGTTGCAACAGTCCTGCGCTGTATCTTCGCCTTGCTGATCGAACTCGGCACTGATGAGACCTATTACTATACCTATGCGCTGCAGCTCGACTGGAATCATTTTGAACATCCTCCTTTGCTAGGCCTGCTCGTCCGATTCTTCACCCTCAACCTGAATTGGGTGAATGATTTCTCCATGCGCTTGGGTCCGATCTTTTTAGCGTCCGTGAACACCTGGCTGATTGCGAAAATTGCTACGAGCCTGATTAATGCTAGAGCGGGGCTTATTGCCGCCATCATTTTTACGACTTCGATATTTGCTAGTATTATTTCGGGAATTCTTATCCTCCCCGACTCGATTGCCAATACCTTTTGGTTAGCGGCACTGTACTTCATGTTGCAGATCCTGAAGGATCCAACTAGCGCCAATACGAATTACTTTTTGCTTCTTGGCCTAAGTATAGGATTGGCCTGCTTGAGCAAGGTACATGCTGTTTTCTTATGGTTCGGCTTTCTTGCTTATATCGTCTTCCATCAGCGCGTTCTTTTGCGGCGTAAAGCGCTCTATTTGGGGTTAGCGATTAGTTTAATCTGTATACTTCCGATTTTATACTGGAATTATCAGCATGATTTTATTACCTGGAAATTCCATAGTGAGCGGGTCAGTATTCTGGAGTCTGGGCTGCGTTTGGATTTCTTCTTTCAGACGTTCTTCGGGCAGATTTTTTATAACAACCCGCTACTAGTTTATTTATATGCTGTTATGCTGCTTCAGTTGTATAAGCATCGGGGGCAGATAACGAGCTTGTCGCGGCATGTTGTTCTATTGCTGCTGTACTGTGGTTTGCCGATCATCTTGATGACGAGTGGATTATCGCTCTTCCGGCAGACACTTCCGCATTGGAGCGGCCCGGGCTTTTTTAGCCTGATGCTATTGACGGCGCTTTGGATGGAAAAAAGGTTGGAACTGAATAGTATTCCGCGATGCAGAAAGATCTTAAATACGCTATTATCTTTCACCTTGGGAATTATGATCCTAGCGGTGCTCTTAATCCGGTATTATCCGGGTAATCTGACCGGTAGATCGGAAGGCATAAAGCTAGGGCGCGAGGATGTGACCCTGGATATGTGGGGCTGGAAAGATTTTCAAGTGCAGTTTGCGTCGATTCGACAACAAGCGATCGAGCGGGGCGAGATGTCTGCTGACGCTCCTATTGTTGTGCATAATTGGTTTCCAGGTGGTCATCTCTTGTATTATGTTGCTAGGCCGCTGGGAATGGAATTGCTTGCCGAGGGCGAACTACAGGATATACATAAGTTTGCCTGGCTGAATGGGATGCAGAAGCCGGTAGCGGTTGGAGGAGATGCTTATTTTATCGCACCTTCTAATGTTTATGAAGCCCCGAAAGCCTTGTATGGAGAGCTTTTTCGGGAGGTTAGGTTGTGTAAAGTGCTGGAACAGAAGCGAGGGAATCAGGTCGTGAGGCAATGGTATGTTTATGAGTTGAAAGGGGCGAAAAAGGTTGTTGGGAGAGGTTGGTTTTGA
- a CDS encoding GtrA family protein, translating into MWSLFYSLLKFGAVGLLGMGIDFLVTWLCKEKLRINKFVANGLGFSLAVVNNYALNRIWTFSSRNSQVVQQFFTFLLISCVGLALNTALVYFFHQKLRMNFYLSKVFAIGIVFLWNFTANLLITFNNGT; encoded by the coding sequence ATGTGGTCGCTATTTTATAGCCTGCTCAAGTTTGGCGCGGTCGGTCTATTGGGTATGGGAATAGATTTCCTGGTAACCTGGCTGTGCAAGGAAAAATTACGGATCAACAAGTTCGTGGCAAATGGTTTAGGTTTCAGCCTTGCTGTGGTCAATAATTATGCATTGAATCGTATCTGGACTTTTTCCAGCCGGAACAGCCAAGTGGTACAGCAGTTTTTCACTTTTCTACTAATCAGCTGCGTCGGATTGGCCCTGAACACGGCGCTGGTCTATTTCTTTCACCAAAAGCTGAGAATGAATTTCTACCTCAGCAAAGTTTTCGCTATTGGCATTGTCTTTCTTTGGAATTTCACCGCCAATCTATTAATCACCTTTAACAATGGAACATAA
- a CDS encoding phosphatase PAP2 family protein, which yields MTRLTRFYLDNSIFFNCFFLWYFLLSILIFFFPKEEAFLLFNSAHHPFLDYFFTVVTLFGDGLFVVLVGLVYFFFRSRKLGIAVVATYIGSGLICSLLKRSFQTYRPGFSLQDHPDFHSVPWLSLAQHNAFPSGHSTSTFALAAALALFGKDIRLALIALLLACLTGYSRVYLGQHYWDDVWFGTMLGMGFSCCYYLVITYFRENSVSIRTFSPPSFRI from the coding sequence ATGACGCGATTAACACGGTTTTATCTAGATAATAGCATATTTTTCAACTGCTTTTTTCTATGGTACTTTTTGCTGAGTATCCTGATATTCTTCTTTCCGAAAGAGGAAGCTTTTTTACTATTCAACTCGGCACATCATCCATTCTTAGACTATTTTTTTACGGTCGTAACCCTTTTTGGGGATGGCCTATTTGTAGTATTGGTCGGCTTAGTTTATTTCTTTTTTCGCTCGCGTAAATTGGGTATTGCTGTAGTGGCGACTTATATAGGCTCCGGATTGATCTGTTCTCTATTGAAGCGTTCTTTCCAGACCTATCGCCCGGGCTTTAGTTTACAGGATCATCCGGATTTCCATAGCGTCCCTTGGTTATCCCTCGCGCAGCATAACGCCTTCCCTTCTGGTCACAGTACCTCTACCTTTGCCTTGGCGGCAGCATTGGCGCTCTTTGGAAAGGATATCAGATTAGCGTTGATTGCGCTTTTACTGGCCTGTCTAACGGGGTATTCTCGGGTTTATCTGGGACAGCATTATTGGGATGATGTCTGGTTCGGTACGATGCTCGGTATGGGGTTCAGCTGTTGCTATTATTTAGTAATCACTTATTTTCGTGAAAATAGCGTATCCATACGAACGTTCTCCCCCCCTAGCTTCCGCATCTAA
- a CDS encoding RagB/SusD family nutrient uptake outer membrane protein — translation MLKTFKRYHIAACMLVALLNSSCDKELSKLPANDRVGETAITDLASAKMALNGVYYRFANVDNDNIANWVYNNTTGGLLSGTLSHGLGPLPEEENDNVNSNSPIYQWEYAYKIVLAANGLLRGVEALPEAKLPGTAKTELSAEARFLRAYGHFKLLMYFAEWKDLNSINGVLIRDEFSSLSNMPKKRSSVKDSYSHILADLDYAIEHAKLETPNYYANQWAAKVLKMRVLACRGLDADLNALLLLADDVIQHSPYTLEDNVRDIFQLKGLQSKEVILGVKPQPGQEVYYNNLSRFYFPMADRLFTTNLKFKEMLNDDPRQDWMIGADAPFQMYSPDTYYFHKFIAAGTEPTQTSETQYAIRLSEVYLLKAEAIIRSKSDYSEAKSTLKLLMEKAGISDFNALDQITSKEALWKFYTREVLKSFAGEDAVEWFTLIRMPLALISEIRPHITKNEQLYFPIPQSELDLNKNFGEQNQGYGL, via the coding sequence ATGTTAAAGACTTTTAAACGATACCATATCGCAGCATGCATGCTAGTAGCACTGTTAAATAGTTCCTGCGATAAAGAATTGAGTAAATTGCCGGCTAACGATCGGGTTGGCGAAACGGCCATTACGGATTTAGCCTCAGCAAAAATGGCCTTGAACGGTGTGTATTATCGCTTTGCGAATGTTGACAATGATAATATTGCCAACTGGGTGTATAACAATACCACAGGAGGTCTACTATCGGGCACCTTAAGCCATGGACTAGGTCCGCTTCCTGAGGAGGAAAATGATAATGTGAACTCCAACTCCCCAATCTATCAATGGGAATATGCCTACAAAATAGTCCTTGCGGCAAATGGGTTGTTACGAGGCGTGGAGGCTTTGCCGGAAGCTAAGCTTCCTGGCACCGCGAAAACAGAACTATCTGCTGAAGCGCGCTTTCTGCGCGCATACGGACACTTCAAATTGTTAATGTACTTTGCGGAATGGAAAGACCTTAATTCGATCAATGGGGTATTGATACGCGATGAGTTCAGCAGCTTGAGCAATATGCCCAAGAAACGCAGCAGCGTAAAGGATTCTTACTCGCATATCTTAGCGGACCTGGACTATGCAATTGAGCATGCGAAATTGGAAACCCCTAATTATTATGCGAACCAATGGGCGGCTAAAGTACTGAAGATGCGCGTGCTTGCCTGTCGCGGACTCGACGCCGATTTGAATGCCCTGCTCCTTCTGGCCGATGACGTAATTCAACACAGTCCTTACACGTTAGAGGATAATGTCAGAGATATCTTTCAGTTGAAAGGCTTGCAAAGCAAGGAGGTAATATTGGGCGTTAAACCGCAGCCTGGGCAAGAGGTTTATTACAACAACTTAAGTCGTTTTTATTTCCCGATGGCTGATCGCTTATTTACGACGAACCTGAAGTTTAAGGAGATGCTGAATGATGATCCTAGGCAGGACTGGATGATCGGTGCGGATGCGCCATTTCAGATGTACAGTCCCGATACGTACTATTTCCATAAGTTTATTGCTGCCGGAACAGAACCTACGCAGACCTCGGAAACGCAGTATGCTATTCGATTATCGGAGGTCTATTTGTTAAAAGCAGAGGCTATCATTCGTTCGAAGAGCGATTATTCCGAAGCGAAATCGACTTTGAAGTTGCTAATGGAAAAAGCAGGTATCAGCGACTTCAACGCGCTAGATCAAATCACGAGCAAAGAGGCGCTTTGGAAATTCTACACAAGGGAAGTGCTGAAGAGCTTCGCTGGCGAGGATGCGGTCGAGTGGTTCACCTTAATCCGTATGCCTTTAGCGTTGATTTCGGAGATACGCCCTCATATCACTAAAAATGAACAATTGTACTTCCCGATTCCGCAGTCGGAGCTTGACTTGAACAAGAACTTCGGCGAACAGAATCAGGGCTATGGTCTTTAG